Within Octopus sinensis unplaced genomic scaffold, ASM634580v1 Contig16019, whole genome shotgun sequence, the genomic segment CTTATCCAGTGTTATCCAAGTAAcattaaaagacaaaagaagagCTTGAAATTTCGGATCATCAGGACTGATCCTGGATAAGTCAACTTGCCGTTTCTGAGATTTTCCCCTGTGACGAAGAAAGCATTTGAGCTTATTTCCCTGCAGTTGCTGATCTTTGTTCGATTTATCGCTGTGATTTTCCATGTAAAAGTTCAATCAAATCCGAACGtgtagaaaaataatattttagccTTGGAAACTAAAACTAAGAATACAatgtttatactttaaagttttaTTATTACAAAAAGTATATTTAATCTACCAACAAATACTAAACTCTCGCAGGCCAACATCTTTTTGCCTCCGTCGCATTCGAAGCATCGGAGGTCGCCGGAATCACCACGACAGACTTCATCCACAATATCGAAGAAAGATCGCTCTCCGAAAAAGAAATAATACCcgaatattaaatattcaaaataaatcaaatttgGACACTCGTAACTTAGCGCAGGGTAGACCGGTCAACCTGCATCATCGAAGGGTGGACAGGGCGAGGCTCATCAGTGAAGTAATCATGAGTAAGAGCATCCTGAGCGGAAATACGTTTTTCTGGAGAATAGCGAAAAAAAGAATTGAGCAAATTGAATCCATTCACAGTAAGGTAGTTCCCAAACCTGTTCCGCAATGAGTTATAGCGATAGTCCGGAATTTTAATCATCTTCACTCCTTCCAACTCGGTGAACCCCGGCCAAATCTTCTCGTTCGGAGAGCCAAGGTCCTTCAACTACTTGATCAATACAACCTTAAAGATTGCGTGAAGTTGATCAATCTCCGACCTGGAGGTCCAGAGGGGTCTCATGAGCAGCAATTCAGCAAACACACAACCAACAGACCACACATCAACCTTTGTCGAATATTTCTtgaataaaaaacacacacataccttgaTCCCCAACAACAACTCGGGAGACCGATACCACAGAGTCACAATGACTGGCGTGTAGTTCTTAAGGGGAGAACCATATTCTCGGGCGGAACCAAAGTCACCCAACTTGAGGACCCCCCGGTCAGTGATGAGTATGTTTGAAGTCTTAATGTCCCGGTGGAGGATCCAGTTATCGTGCAGGTGGGCCACGGCGGTAAGCAGTTGCCTTAAAATGCACTTGACTTCTCCAATCCTAAAGGGTGACTTGCGAGCCTCGATTAGCGACTTTAGGTCACTTTGGACGAAATCCATAACCACGTATATTCGATCCATATGTGACCCCACCACAATTTCCCGCACTCCCACAATGTTCTCGTGGGGGGCTTTCAACAAAGTAGATACCTCACGAAGAGAGGTTATCGGAAATCCATCCTTTTCATTCTCCATCTTGAGTCGCTTCAAAGCCACCAACTCGCCCGTGGTTTTGTCACGTGCCTGGAAGACCACTCCGTAACTCCCCTCCTCCACCCGAGACAGGTTTTCATACTCTTCCACAAACCGACACCCCTGAATTGC encodes:
- the LOC115230639 gene encoding LOW QUALITY PROTEIN: cyclin-dependent kinase 11B-like (The sequence of the model RefSeq protein was modified relative to this genomic sequence to represent the inferred CDS: substituted 1 base at 1 genomic stop codon), encoding MSKFKILLENGEVSEADSESNKNELDYKISLKTESEKRGQNDFSAELLARKVIRAKQMRIERRGFFRDIPLSENSESETEIEKKEEGDNSEDSPEEIVAEEIVAEEIAVPQKKFPEKKLASYFPAIQGCRFVEEYENLSRVEEGSYGVVFQARDKTTGELVALKRLKMENEKDGFPITSLREVSTLLKAPHENIVGVREIVVGSHMDRIYVVMDFVQSDLKSLIEARKSPFRIGEVKCILRQLLTAVAHLHDNWILHRDIKTSNILITDRGVLKLGDFGSAREYGSPLKNYTPVIVTLWYRSPELLLGIKVCVCFLFKKYSTKVDVWSVGCVFAELLLMRPLWTSRSEIDQLHAIFKVVLIKXLKDLGSPNEKIWPGFTELEGVKMIKIPDYRYNSLRNRFGNYLTVNGFNLLNSFFRYSPEKRISAQDALTHDYFTDEPRPVHPSMMQVLSFTPLENLLLRNNNSGDSIPENFGNLGHLQNLFDEITQMPAPKSRWRENIAARKAELEALTGHILNVSNGVKGKTPPLVRTLLRRGRAAKWDLNELRRVRAEREELILVYQKKLSTHESRCQRRRENNLFEFNRRVFYRRLHGETKEGTQQKAEMLDTWGSM